AAAGTTGCTTCTTTAACTACATGCATTCTTATAAAAAAATCAACATCAGGAACCAACAAAGAATAGGCATTAAATTCTCCTAACAATCGCACCGCTTCCTCTAATAGTAAAGTGATTATTTTATCTTCCCATTCAAATGGCTTGTTAATAAATTTAGGACTAAAATATTGATACTCATAGTCCTTCCCTTGGAAATATTTTTTATAAATGCCCGCTTCAAACTTTTGCATATTTATTATCCATGTTAAATTGAAATAAACACTCCTTTTATTTCAAGTTTATACAATAATCTGAAATAAATCAACTTTATATTTCAAGTTTATTGCAGTAAGCCTTTTTCTTTAAAGCTAAAATATCTATTTTTTACTACAATGATATGGTCAACTACTTCAATGCCCATAATTTTGCCAGCCTCAACTAATCTTTTAGTGATTGTTAGATCCTCTTCTGATGGCTCGATATCCCCTGATGGATGATTATGGGCTAAAATGATTTGAGCGGCTAAATTTCTTACTGCTGGCTCAAAAACTTCTCTCGGGTGAACTAAATTAGCATTAAGAGAACCAATCGAGATAATTTCTCTTTTGATTTCCTGATTTCGGGAGTCAAGATAAAAAATAACAAAATGTTCTTTTTTGTTGTCTCTGATATCTTTTAATTCTTCCCAAACCTCTTTTGGTTTTAGATAAATTCT
The nucleotide sequence above comes from Candidatus Neomarinimicrobiota bacterium. Encoded proteins:
- the radC gene encoding DNA repair protein RadC, with translation MQIKVKKTIKELPKVERPREKLMHYGPEKLSNSELLAILLRSGKKGENVVELAGKILKRFKADKLPYLTFDELKDYPGLGPAKACEIVACFELGKRLLRGKKARIYLKPKEVWEELKDIRDNKKEHFVIFYLDSRNQEIKREIISIGSLNANLVHPREVFEPAVRNLAAQIILAHNHPSGDIEPSEEDLTITKRLVEAGKIMGIEVVDHIIVVKNRYFSFKEKGLLQ